A single region of the Bacteroides luhongzhouii genome encodes:
- a CDS encoding NADH-quinone oxidoreductase subunit D, producing MQEIQFIAPAALHDEMLRLRNEKQMDFLESLTGMDWGVADEKDAPEKLRGLGVVYHLESTITGERIALKTATTNRELPEIPSVSDIWKIADFYEREVFDYYGITFVGHPDMRRLYLRNDWIGYPMRKDNDPEKDNPLCMTNEETFDTTQEIELNPDGTIKNKEMKLFGEEEYVVNIGPQHPATHGVMRFRVSLEGEIIRKIDANCGYIHRGIEKMNESLTYPQTLALTDRLDYLGAHQNRHALCMCIEKAMGVEVSERVQYIRTIMDELQRIDSHLLFYSCLAMDLGALTAFFYGFRDREKILDIFEETCGGRLIMNYNTIGGVQADLHPNFVKRVKEFIPYMRGIIHEYHDIFTGNIIAQSRMKGVGVLSREDAISFGCTGGTGRASGWACDVRKRMPYGVYDKVDFKEIVYTEGDCFARYLVRMDEIMESLNIIEQLIDNIPEGPYQEKMKPIIRVPEGSYYAAVEGSRGEFGVFLESQGDKTPYRLHYRATGLPLVAAIDTICRGTKIADLIAIGGTIDYVVPDIDR from the coding sequence ATGCAAGAAATACAATTTATAGCTCCTGCAGCGTTACACGACGAGATGCTGCGCTTGCGAAATGAAAAACAGATGGACTTTCTCGAAAGCCTCACCGGTATGGACTGGGGAGTAGCCGATGAGAAAGACGCTCCGGAAAAACTCCGCGGCTTAGGCGTAGTCTACCATCTGGAATCTACCATTACAGGCGAACGGATAGCACTAAAAACAGCGACAACCAACCGCGAGCTACCGGAAATTCCATCTGTCAGCGACATCTGGAAGATAGCCGACTTCTACGAACGTGAAGTTTTCGATTATTATGGTATCACCTTTGTTGGTCATCCTGACATGCGCCGGCTGTATCTGCGTAACGACTGGATAGGTTATCCAATGCGTAAGGATAACGATCCGGAAAAGGATAACCCACTGTGCATGACCAATGAAGAGACGTTTGACACGACTCAAGAAATAGAACTGAACCCGGACGGAACCATCAAGAACAAAGAGATGAAGCTGTTCGGTGAAGAAGAATATGTAGTCAACATCGGTCCGCAACACCCGGCTACTCATGGTGTAATGCGCTTCCGTGTTTCTCTGGAAGGTGAAATCATTCGTAAAATTGATGCAAACTGCGGTTATATCCACCGGGGTATCGAAAAAATGAATGAAAGCCTCACTTATCCTCAAACATTAGCATTAACAGACCGTCTGGACTATTTGGGTGCACATCAGAATCGTCACGCATTGTGTATGTGTATTGAAAAAGCCATGGGCGTTGAGGTCAGCGAACGTGTGCAGTACATCCGTACCATTATGGATGAGTTGCAACGTATCGACTCTCACTTGCTGTTCTACTCTTGTCTTGCTATGGACTTAGGAGCATTGACAGCATTCTTCTATGGATTCCGTGACCGTGAGAAGATTCTCGATATCTTTGAAGAAACTTGCGGCGGACGCCTGATCATGAACTACAATACGATTGGCGGTGTACAGGCTGATCTTCACCCTAACTTCGTCAAACGAGTAAAAGAATTCATTCCTTACATGAGAGGAATCATCCACGAATATCACGATATATTCACAGGTAATATCATCGCACAGAGCCGTATGAAAGGCGTCGGTGTGTTAAGCCGTGAAGATGCCATCTCTTTCGGTTGTACCGGAGGTACAGGCCGTGCATCAGGATGGGCGTGTGACGTACGTAAACGGATGCCATACGGTGTATATGACAAAGTCGATTTCAAAGAAATCGTTTATACGGAAGGTGACTGCTTTGCCCGTTACCTGGTGCGTATGGATGAAATCATGGAAAGTCTGAACATCATCGAGCAATTAATAGACAATATTCCCGAGGGACCTTATCAGGAGAAGATGAAACCTATCATCCGTGTTCCGGAAGGCAGTTACTATGCTGCAGTAGAAGGAAGTCGTGGTGAATTTGGTGTCTTCCTGGAAAGTCAAGGTGACAAAACGCCTTACCGCCTGCACTACCGTGCTACGGGATTGCCGCTTGTTGCTGCAATTGACACCATCTGCCGGGGAACGAAGATTGCCGACTTAATTGCTATTGGCGGAACAATAGATTATGTCGTTCCGGATATTGATAGATAA
- a CDS encoding RNA polymerase sigma-70 factor — protein sequence MSFSELYLIYYPKLVRFAKEFVMSEEDAENITQDVFTDLWEKRESMNHIENMNAYLFRLVRNKCLDYLKHKVFEQKYVENVKASFEIELNLKLQSLDRFDVYDISERNQMENLIRDAINSLPKRCRDIFLLSRMEGLKYREISERLGISVNTVECQMGIALKKLRAKLNVTLAA from the coding sequence ATGAGTTTTTCTGAATTGTATCTTATTTATTATCCCAAACTAGTTCGGTTTGCAAAAGAATTTGTGATGTCGGAAGAGGATGCTGAGAACATAACGCAAGATGTGTTTACAGACTTATGGGAAAAGAGAGAGTCAATGAATCATATTGAGAATATGAATGCTTATCTTTTCAGACTTGTGAGAAACAAATGTTTGGATTATTTAAAGCATAAAGTATTCGAGCAAAAGTATGTCGAGAATGTGAAGGCTTCTTTTGAAATTGAGTTGAATCTGAAATTGCAATCTTTGGATCGTTTTGATGTATATGATATATCAGAAAGAAATCAGATGGAGAACCTGATACGGGATGCTATCAATAGTTTGCCTAAAAGATGCCGTGACATATTTTTGTTAAGTCGCATGGAAGGATTGAAGTATAGGGAAATATCCGAACGTTTGGGCATTTCGGTAAATACAGTGGAATGTCAGATGGGAATAGCACTGAAAAAGTTGAGAGCAAAACTCAATGTAACATTGGCTGCATAA
- a CDS encoding NADH-quinone oxidoreductase subunit A, producing the protein MNFTFLVVVLLTALAFVGVVIALSRAISPRSYNLQKFEAYECGIPTRGKSWMQFRVGYYLFAILFLMFDVETAFLFPWAVVMRDMGPQGLISVLFFFIILVLGLAYAWRKGALEWK; encoded by the coding sequence ATGAATTTTACGTTTTTAGTTGTTGTTTTACTGACAGCGCTTGCTTTTGTCGGTGTAGTAATAGCCCTTTCGCGTGCTATCTCTCCCCGTTCATACAATCTGCAAAAGTTTGAGGCTTATGAATGTGGTATACCGACACGTGGCAAATCATGGATGCAGTTCCGTGTAGGCTACTACTTGTTTGCCATCCTATTCCTTATGTTCGATGTCGAAACAGCTTTTCTGTTTCCGTGGGCGGTAGTTATGCGCGACATGGGACCACAGGGACTTATTAGTGTTCTCTTCTTCTTTATCATTTTAGTTCTGGGTCTTGCTTATGCCTGGAGGAAAGGAGCTTTGGAATGGAAATAA
- a CDS encoding DUF6377 domain-containing protein, whose amino-acid sequence MKRTLWFTFFLLNSLFYLYADSENDSLLKVLDKVISERLIYTQKKEATIKELKKKKVGLDSLEDIYNLNKEIIHQYETFVCDSAEQYIHENIDIAKTIGNKEYLLEEQLRLAFVYSLSGLFIQANDIFKSIKCPDLPDHLKALYCWNRIRYYENLIKYTDDVRFSNEYISEKEAYRDTVMSILFDQSDEYRKEKAVKLQDKGSTKEALLILTEIYDKQEPSSHGYAMMAMGLARAYRLIGNYALEEKFLMLAAMTDTKLAVKENEALLTLAVNLYHKGDIDRAYNYIKVALDDAIFYNSRFKNTVIARIHPIIENTYLIRLEKQKQNLRFYIFLTSLFVVALAITLYFTYKQTKIVSRAKRHLKAMNEELVGLNKNLDEANLIKEKYVGYFMNQCAVYINKLDEYRKNVNRKIKTGQIDDLYKSSSRPFEKELEGLYQNFDKAFLKLYPNFVEEFNSLLKPEERYKLEKDQLNTELRIFALIRLGITDVGQIAVFLHYSVQTIYNYKSKVKRMSTLDSNIFEEEVKKLGSLSQK is encoded by the coding sequence ATGAAACGCACACTTTGGTTTACATTTTTCCTTCTAAACTCTTTGTTTTATCTCTATGCAGATAGTGAGAATGATTCTTTGTTGAAGGTATTGGACAAAGTGATTTCTGAACGTTTGATATATACCCAGAAAAAAGAAGCGACCATAAAAGAATTAAAGAAAAAGAAGGTTGGCCTTGATTCGTTGGAGGATATATATAATTTAAATAAAGAGATTATCCACCAATATGAGACCTTTGTCTGCGATTCGGCAGAACAATATATTCATGAGAATATTGATATAGCAAAAACAATCGGTAATAAAGAATATCTTTTGGAAGAGCAACTCCGGTTGGCTTTTGTCTATTCCTTATCCGGTTTGTTTATTCAAGCTAATGATATTTTTAAGTCGATAAAATGTCCGGATTTACCCGATCATTTAAAAGCTTTGTATTGCTGGAATCGTATACGTTATTATGAAAATCTCATTAAATACACGGATGATGTACGATTTTCAAACGAGTATATATCGGAAAAAGAAGCTTATCGGGATACGGTGATGAGCATCTTATTTGACCAGTCGGATGAATATAGAAAAGAAAAAGCGGTGAAACTTCAAGATAAAGGGAGTACAAAAGAAGCTCTTCTGATTTTGACAGAGATATATGATAAGCAGGAGCCGTCCTCTCATGGATATGCTATGATGGCTATGGGACTTGCCAGGGCTTATCGGTTGATCGGAAATTATGCATTGGAAGAAAAGTTTTTAATGCTGGCTGCTATGACAGATACAAAACTGGCTGTAAAAGAGAATGAGGCATTATTGACATTGGCAGTTAATTTGTATCATAAAGGAGATATAGACAGGGCTTATAATTATATTAAGGTAGCGTTGGATGATGCCATCTTCTATAATTCCCGTTTTAAGAATACAGTAATTGCCCGTATCCATCCGATTATTGAAAATACGTACTTGATCCGGTTGGAAAAACAAAAGCAGAACCTTCGTTTTTATATATTTCTGACTAGCTTGTTTGTGGTAGCTCTTGCTATCACCCTGTATTTTACATATAAACAAACAAAAATTGTATCCCGGGCTAAGCGGCATCTGAAAGCTATGAATGAGGAATTGGTCGGGTTGAATAAGAATCTCGACGAAGCTAATTTGATTAAAGAAAAGTATGTGGGGTATTTTATGAATCAATGTGCTGTTTATATTAATAAACTCGATGAGTACAGGAAGAATGTGAACAGGAAAATCAAGACCGGACAGATTGATGATTTGTATAAATCATCTTCTCGTCCTTTTGAAAAGGAACTTGAAGGGCTTTATCAGAACTTTGATAAAGCGTTCCTTAAATTGTATCCTAACTTTGTGGAAGAGTTCAATTCTTTGTTGAAACCGGAGGAACGCTATAAATTGGAAAAAGACCAACTGAATACAGAATTACGCATATTTGCATTGATTCGATTAGGAATTACCGATGTTGGACAGATCGCTGTATTTTTACATTATTCTGTGCAGACAATTTATAATTATAAGAGTAAAGTGAAGAGAATGTCCACTCTTGATAGTAATATCTTTGAAGAAGAGGTAAAAAAACTTGGTTCTTTGTCTCAAAAATGA
- a CDS encoding glycoside hydrolase family 38 C-terminal domain-containing protein produces the protein MNKIYIILLTVFFYANVYSQQAYFVDGYHGGIYGHYPVKWKTQFIVDQLAMHPDWRICMEIEPETWDTVRVQTPEAYLRFKEMATSNQVEFTNPTYAQPYCYNISGESIIRQFQYGIAKINKHFPGVDFVTYSVEEPCFTSCLPQILKQFGFKYAVLKCPNTCWGGYTAAYGGELVNWVGPDGTAILTVPRYACEKLEPGSTWQTTAWGNSDAYLKDCRNAGIKHPVGMCFQDAGWKNGPWLGSGKNTKNNSIYMTWRDYIENVSIGKTDDNWNFSQEDIHVNLMWGSQVLQKIAQEVRASENRIVMAEKMSVMAYLENQYICRQADMDEAWRTLMLAQHHDSWIVPYNGLNRKGTWADQIKRWTDSTNHIADGIIEASMRSFNEKFIPQNNARQQYIRVFNTLGMRRKEIVRVLLPTESENADLSVCDWKGKDIGCFVENEGKEIRLFFEAEIPPFGYSTYCIKKKEAGKKEASESRFVSENNKVNKQEYVVENDMYKIVFDLSKGGTIKSLIAKKEGNKDFAGKMEKYALGELRGFFYEEGKFRSSRETPARLTVVRDNVYEQKVKIEGEIASHPFTQVITLTKGTRRIDFDLTVDWKNNVGIGEYKEERWRDNRRAYCDDRFKLSVLFPTDLHSPRVYKNAPFDVCESKLTDTFFGSWDQIKHNIILHWVDLAEQEGDYALALLSDHTTSYSYGEDYPLGLTAQYSGGGLWGPDYKITHPLRMKYAIIPHRGKWDKASIADDSDCWNEPLLYSCYPVAKPESKSFIDLQNTGYQVSALQMKDGKVLLRLFNSEGDERLQKVTIDMPLSGVEEVDLNGQCIERKKIKTRAGKSEIVISMPRFGIKTFILSLIKNN, from the coding sequence ATGAATAAAATTTATATCATATTACTGACTGTTTTCTTTTATGCAAATGTTTATTCTCAACAAGCTTATTTTGTTGATGGGTATCATGGCGGGATATATGGCCATTATCCGGTAAAGTGGAAAACTCAATTCATTGTGGATCAGCTGGCTATGCATCCGGACTGGCGGATTTGTATGGAGATAGAGCCTGAAACATGGGATACAGTCAGAGTGCAGACTCCGGAGGCTTATTTGCGTTTTAAAGAGATGGCTACTAGTAATCAGGTAGAGTTTACGAATCCTACTTATGCACAGCCTTATTGCTATAATATCTCGGGAGAGAGTATAATAAGACAGTTTCAATATGGTATTGCTAAAATAAACAAACATTTTCCGGGGGTGGATTTTGTAACCTATTCGGTAGAAGAACCTTGCTTCACAAGCTGCTTGCCACAAATCCTTAAACAATTCGGCTTTAAATATGCTGTATTAAAATGTCCCAACACCTGTTGGGGAGGGTATACTGCTGCTTATGGCGGAGAATTGGTTAATTGGGTGGGACCGGACGGGACTGCAATATTGACTGTTCCCAGATATGCTTGTGAAAAACTGGAGCCGGGATCAACTTGGCAGACAACTGCTTGGGGAAATTCGGATGCTTATTTAAAAGATTGCCGTAACGCAGGTATCAAACACCCTGTTGGTATGTGTTTTCAGGATGCGGGATGGAAGAACGGCCCATGGCTGGGAAGTGGAAAGAACACAAAAAATAACTCTATATATATGACATGGAGAGATTACATTGAGAATGTCTCCATCGGAAAAACGGATGATAACTGGAATTTTTCACAGGAAGATATACATGTGAATCTTATGTGGGGAAGTCAGGTTTTGCAAAAAATAGCGCAAGAAGTACGCGCTTCAGAAAATAGAATTGTCATGGCAGAGAAAATGTCTGTAATGGCTTATCTGGAGAATCAATATATTTGTCGACAGGCAGATATGGATGAGGCTTGGCGTACGCTGATGCTGGCACAACATCATGATTCGTGGATTGTGCCTTATAATGGACTGAATAGAAAAGGAACATGGGCTGATCAGATTAAGCGATGGACAGATAGTACCAATCATATTGCAGATGGAATTATTGAGGCATCTATGCGGAGCTTTAATGAAAAGTTTATTCCGCAAAATAATGCTCGACAGCAATATATACGTGTTTTTAATACATTAGGAATGAGAAGAAAGGAAATCGTAAGGGTTCTTCTGCCTACGGAATCTGAAAATGCGGATTTAAGTGTTTGTGACTGGAAAGGTAAAGATATAGGTTGTTTTGTAGAAAATGAAGGTAAAGAGATAAGATTATTTTTTGAGGCAGAGATTCCTCCCTTTGGTTATTCCACGTATTGTATAAAAAAGAAAGAAGCTGGTAAGAAAGAGGCTTCGGAGAGTAGATTCGTTTCGGAAAATAATAAGGTGAATAAACAGGAATACGTGGTTGAAAATGATATGTATAAAATTGTTTTTGACTTATCAAAGGGAGGAACCATAAAAAGCCTGATAGCTAAAAAAGAAGGGAATAAGGATTTTGCAGGTAAAATGGAGAAATATGCTTTAGGGGAGTTGCGAGGCTTTTTTTATGAAGAAGGCAAATTTCGTTCTTCTAGAGAAACTCCGGCTCGGCTGACAGTAGTGAGGGATAATGTATATGAGCAAAAAGTAAAGATAGAGGGTGAGATTGCTTCCCATCCGTTTACACAGGTAATCACTCTCACTAAAGGAACGAGACGAATTGATTTTGATTTGACAGTTGACTGGAAAAATAATGTAGGTATTGGTGAATATAAAGAGGAGCGTTGGCGTGATAATCGTCGGGCTTATTGTGACGATCGGTTTAAACTAAGTGTATTATTCCCGACTGATTTACATTCTCCCCGTGTTTATAAAAATGCACCGTTTGACGTATGCGAAAGCAAACTGACTGATACTTTCTTTGGTTCTTGGGATCAAATCAAACATAATATTATACTTCATTGGGTTGACTTGGCTGAACAAGAAGGTGACTATGCTTTGGCTTTATTATCAGACCATACTACTTCTTATTCTTATGGAGAGGACTATCCGCTAGGACTGACTGCTCAATATTCGGGTGGAGGACTTTGGGGACCTGATTATAAAATAACACACCCTTTGAGAATGAAGTATGCAATTATACCTCATCGTGGCAAATGGGACAAAGCATCAATCGCAGATGATAGCGATTGTTGGAATGAACCATTGTTGTATTCTTGCTATCCAGTGGCAAAACCGGAATCGAAATCATTTATTGATTTACAGAATACCGGTTATCAAGTGAGCGCTCTTCAAATGAAAGATGGAAAGGTACTATTGCGCCTGTTCAATTCCGAAGGGGACGAAAGATTACAAAAGGTTACTATTGATATGCCATTATCCGGTGTAGAGGAAGTTGATTTGAATGGACAATGTATCGAAAGAAAGAAGATAAAAACACGTGCCGGCAAATCGGAAATAGTGATTTCAATGCCTCGTTTTGGTATTAAGACTTTCATTCTTAGTTTGATTAAAAATAATTAG
- a CDS encoding NADH-quinone oxidoreductase subunit B, with product MEITKKPKIKSIPYDEFIDNESLEKLVKELNAGGANVALGVLDDFINWGRSNSLWPLTFATSCCGIEFMALGAARYDMARFGFEVARASPRQADMIMVCGTITNKMAPVLKRLYDQMPDPKYVVAVGGCAVSGGPFKKSYHVVNGVDKILPVDVYIPGCPPRPEAFYYGMMQLQRKVKIEKFFGGVNRKEKKPDYLKNEE from the coding sequence ATGGAAATAACCAAAAAGCCAAAAATAAAATCTATTCCGTATGATGAGTTTATCGACAATGAATCATTGGAAAAGTTGGTCAAGGAACTTAATGCAGGAGGAGCCAATGTTGCCCTCGGAGTACTTGACGACTTTATCAACTGGGGACGCAGCAATTCACTGTGGCCGCTTACCTTTGCAACCAGTTGCTGCGGTATCGAATTTATGGCACTGGGTGCCGCGCGTTATGACATGGCCCGCTTTGGGTTTGAAGTAGCACGTGCCAGTCCGCGCCAGGCTGATATGATTATGGTATGCGGAACAATCACCAATAAAATGGCTCCGGTACTGAAACGACTCTATGACCAGATGCCCGACCCGAAGTATGTGGTTGCCGTAGGCGGATGCGCTGTCAGCGGAGGTCCTTTCAAGAAGTCCTATCACGTAGTAAACGGAGTGGACAAGATTCTTCCGGTAGATGTATATATTCCCGGATGCCCGCCACGTCCTGAAGCATTCTATTATGGCATGATGCAATTGCAACGCAAAGTGAAAATAGAAAAGTTCTTTGGTGGAGTAAACAGAAAAGAGAAGAAACCGGATTATTTAAAAAATGAAGAATGA